A region of Ignatzschineria larvae DSM 13226 DNA encodes the following proteins:
- a CDS encoding DMT family transporter produces MRNTLLLGIFFVVLSQVAFALMDSSIKWLSNDISTATIIFFRNLITLMWVLPAFYLSGEMRHSIARLPLHAIRSLSGQIGMILIFVSLKVLPLSDATVLRSLTPLFVPILAFIWLKEKLSWVLIPSFLLALAGVWMLADVDKPHFSLLSLLPIVAGIFVAMAMVAIKRVSKVAKGAEIVFYFSLTGIISALGLALFTEFTLPTSPAIWGIVLLMGIFGSLGQVWVTKANSLTDASILAPFYYLNAVFGALISHFFWNETLGFWGWLGATLVILGGLLLVITQQRRSKQSL; encoded by the coding sequence CTTCTTGGTATCTTCTTTGTAGTGCTCTCTCAAGTGGCTTTTGCGCTCATGGATAGCTCTATCAAATGGTTAAGTAACGATATCTCAACCGCAACGATCATCTTCTTTCGAAACCTCATCACCCTAATGTGGGTTCTACCGGCATTCTATCTCTCCGGCGAAATGCGCCACTCAATTGCAAGGCTTCCGCTACACGCCATTCGCTCGCTCTCAGGGCAGATCGGGATGATCCTCATCTTTGTCTCACTAAAAGTATTACCGCTTTCAGATGCCACAGTGCTCCGCTCCCTCACTCCGCTCTTCGTTCCTATTTTGGCGTTTATCTGGCTCAAAGAGAAGCTCAGTTGGGTGCTAATTCCGAGCTTCCTCCTCGCTCTAGCCGGCGTTTGGATGTTAGCCGATGTAGATAAGCCCCATTTCTCTCTCCTCTCTCTACTGCCTATTGTTGCCGGAATCTTTGTGGCAATGGCAATGGTGGCGATTAAGCGGGTCAGTAAAGTGGCAAAAGGTGCAGAGATTGTCTTCTACTTCTCTCTCACCGGCATTATCTCGGCGCTCGGTTTAGCGCTCTTTACTGAATTTACCCTCCCTACATCGCCGGCGATTTGGGGGATTGTGCTCTTAATGGGAATCTTTGGCTCCCTTGGTCAAGTGTGGGTTACGAAAGCAAACTCCTTGACAGATGCGTCAATCTTAGCGCCTTTCTACTATCTCAATGCCGTTTTTGGTGCGCTCATCTCCCATTTTTTCTGGAATGAAACACTCGGCTTCTGGGGCTGGCTCGGCGCCACTTTAGTGATATTGGGCGGATTATTACTCGTCATCACTCAACAGAGACGATCAAAACAATCGCTTTAA
- the brnQ gene encoding branched-chain amino acid transport system II carrier protein yields MKKQLSLSAYITIGSMLFGLFFGAGNLIFPVHMGQEAGASISLATIGFILTGVGLPFLGVVAIGFSKSNGLYDLASRVTPLYGLFFTIVLYLTIGPFFALPRTATVSFEIGLTPFLSEDQYTIALLIFTVLFFLLAWILSLNPSNIMMWIGKVLNPLFLVFLAFLIISAFIYPMGDVETLPIQPAYTHNALFKGFTEGYNTMDVLASLAFGIIVVNTIKNLGVTNPTDIAKDTFKSGIISLILMSVIYGCLAYIGATSLNQFPLSDNGGIALAQIATHYFGAYGAMLLAIIITIACLKTAIGLITSCAEMFTELFPKISYRQFVHIFSIISMLIANVGLTAIISISIPVLMFLYPLAITLVFLAFLSPLFHHQKIVYQCTIGITFIVAVLEGLKASSEMISQNPVVWTITSTVDGILPLSDVSMGWILPAIVGLIIGWALSFKTRSKAEAV; encoded by the coding sequence ATGAAGAAACAACTATCACTCTCAGCATATATCACTATCGGCTCGATGTTATTCGGGCTCTTCTTTGGTGCCGGGAACCTTATCTTCCCCGTTCATATGGGGCAAGAAGCCGGTGCTTCTATCTCATTAGCAACCATTGGTTTTATCCTTACCGGCGTAGGGCTTCCTTTCCTCGGCGTTGTGGCGATTGGCTTTTCTAAAAGTAATGGTCTCTATGACCTTGCAAGTCGGGTTACCCCGCTCTATGGCCTCTTCTTTACCATTGTGCTCTATCTAACGATCGGCCCTTTCTTTGCACTTCCTAGAACGGCAACAGTCTCTTTTGAAATTGGCTTAACACCATTTTTGAGCGAAGATCAATATACGATTGCACTCCTCATCTTTACAGTTCTCTTCTTTCTATTAGCGTGGATTCTTTCCCTCAATCCTAGCAATATTATGATGTGGATCGGAAAAGTGTTAAATCCGCTCTTTTTGGTCTTCTTAGCCTTTCTCATTATTAGCGCTTTTATCTATCCTATGGGAGATGTTGAAACGCTTCCGATTCAGCCGGCTTATACGCATAATGCGCTCTTTAAAGGCTTTACCGAGGGCTATAACACAATGGATGTATTAGCCTCTTTGGCCTTTGGGATTATTGTCGTCAATACCATCAAAAACTTAGGTGTAACGAACCCGACCGATATCGCCAAAGATACCTTTAAATCCGGTATTATTAGCCTTATTTTAATGAGTGTTATTTACGGTTGCCTCGCTTATATTGGGGCCACGAGCCTCAATCAATTCCCGCTCTCTGATAATGGCGGAATTGCCCTTGCGCAGATTGCAACCCACTATTTTGGTGCGTATGGGGCAATGCTCTTAGCGATTATTATCACGATTGCCTGTCTGAAAACCGCTATCGGTCTTATTACAAGTTGTGCCGAGATGTTTACCGAGCTCTTCCCGAAGATCTCTTATCGTCAATTTGTTCATATTTTTAGTATTATCAGTATGCTCATTGCCAATGTGGGTTTAACCGCGATTATCAGTATCTCCATTCCGGTATTGATGTTTCTCTATCCATTAGCCATCACTTTGGTATTCCTCGCTTTTCTCTCACCGCTATTTCATCATCAGAAAATTGTGTATCAATGCACCATCGGCATTACCTTTATTGTCGCAGTACTTGAAGGGTTAAAAGCCTCTTCCGAGATGATTAGCCAAAACCCTGTGGTTTGGACGATTACCTCAACAGTGGACGGGATTCTTCCGCTCTCTGATGTGAGTATGGGTTGGATTTTACCGGCGATTGTCGGCTTAATCATTGGTTGGGCATTGAGCTTTAAAACCCGTAGCAAGGCGGAAGCGGTCTAA
- a CDS encoding DoxX family protein codes for MLNPNVWIKNWVSPQVFQSMLLLAGRALMAYLFIIAGWGKIAGYAGTLGYMESKGLPGGLLWLVILLELGGGLAILVGFQTRFVALFMIVFNILTAVIFHGGTGDETSFMKNIAIAGGFIYLMVQGAGAWSIDAWLERK; via the coding sequence ATGTTAAACCCGAATGTATGGATCAAAAATTGGGTATCCCCTCAAGTCTTTCAATCAATGCTACTGTTAGCCGGTCGAGCATTGATGGCATACCTCTTTATTATTGCCGGTTGGGGCAAAATTGCCGGTTATGCCGGAACGCTTGGCTATATGGAATCAAAAGGCTTGCCCGGCGGACTTTTATGGCTCGTGATTTTATTAGAGTTAGGTGGAGGATTGGCAATTTTAGTGGGCTTTCAAACACGATTTGTAGCGCTCTTTATGATTGTATTTAATATCTTAACGGCAGTGATTTTCCACGGCGGTACAGGAGATGAAACCTCATTTATGAAAAATATCGCCATTGCCGGGGGCTTTATCTACCTAATGGTACAAGGTGCCGGCGCGTGGAGTATTGATGCTTGGCTTGAACGGAAATAG
- a CDS encoding porin, which translates to MMKKSIFAVAVASVLTLGAAHAETVLYGSIRYDYESKKIQGMEQDKEGHNPIKKVTSNRLSNLNDAGSRIGLKGSEDLGNNNAVIYNLEWGFDGMIQDESKDSKWTTRKAILGLTGDWGTVTAGRQDNPFKVTIVNDSVTDDFNGGNVISSAAQRAMTTSLLAQGLSKNSVTFKDGKPVEGDFVNTVNSTKFSRVGKVIAYTTPEFAGFQANAAVMMDSDLYPTNNRKNADLWTINARYAYDLGADNQILAKVGYIQGKVAGAPSGQEINSNTGRYDENNNGRYSSKVWGLYLGYLSDDIKVSASYADGTHKEEDANKQKAKGWDLGASYSFGPNYFSTIRAAYGQNEVKVGGEKSKMKSWAVGFEQKLSTRTRAWVEYGAEETKFHGQGNAKQKDNVVSVGMRHDF; encoded by the coding sequence ATGATGAAGAAAAGCATTTTCGCAGTAGCAGTAGCTTCTGTTTTAACTTTAGGCGCAGCACATGCTGAAACAGTTCTTTACGGTTCAATTCGTTACGATTACGAAAGCAAAAAAATCCAAGGAATGGAACAAGATAAAGAAGGTCACAATCCTATTAAGAAAGTCACTAGCAATCGTCTTTCAAACCTTAATGATGCAGGTTCACGTATCGGTTTGAAAGGTTCTGAAGATTTAGGTAACAACAATGCAGTTATCTATAATCTTGAGTGGGGCTTTGATGGTATGATCCAAGACGAGTCAAAAGACAGCAAATGGACTACACGTAAAGCAATCTTAGGTTTAACTGGTGATTGGGGTACCGTAACAGCAGGTCGTCAAGATAACCCATTCAAAGTAACAATCGTTAACGATTCTGTAACGGATGACTTCAATGGCGGTAACGTGATCTCTTCAGCAGCACAACGTGCGATGACAACTTCATTACTTGCCCAAGGTTTGTCAAAAAACAGTGTTACATTTAAAGATGGAAAGCCCGTAGAAGGCGATTTTGTTAACACTGTTAATAGCACAAAATTCTCACGTGTAGGTAAAGTAATTGCTTATACAACACCTGAATTTGCTGGTTTCCAAGCGAATGCAGCAGTAATGATGGATTCTGATCTTTATCCTACTAACAACCGCAAAAATGCTGACCTTTGGACAATCAATGCACGCTATGCTTATGACTTAGGTGCTGATAACCAAATTCTTGCAAAAGTAGGTTATATCCAAGGTAAAGTAGCTGGCGCTCCTTCAGGTCAAGAAATTAATTCAAACACGGGTCGTTACGATGAGAACAATAATGGTCGTTACTCATCTAAAGTTTGGGGCCTCTACTTAGGTTACCTCTCAGATGATATTAAAGTATCAGCTTCTTATGCAGATGGTACACATAAAGAAGAAGATGCAAATAAACAAAAAGCAAAAGGTTGGGATTTAGGTGCTAGCTACTCTTTCGGCCCTAACTACTTCAGCACCATTCGTGCAGCTTATGGCCAAAACGAAGTAAAAGTTGGCGGCGAGAAAAGCAAGATGAAATCTTGGGCTGTTGGCTTCGAGCAAAAACTCTCTACTCGTACACGTGCATGGGTTGAGTACGGTGCAGAAGAGACTAAATTCCACGGTCAAGGTAACGCAAAACAGAAAGACAACGTAGTATCTGTAGGTATGCGTCACGACTTCTAA
- a CDS encoding FAD-binding and (Fe-S)-binding domain-containing protein codes for MEKNIYMREEALDSAHEAFAEKARAILGESRVYTDYFYRFAYGTDASLYRYIPQVVIRVENEAEMMAIMPIARECGVALTFRASGTSLSGQTSSQSVLVLLGQGFTKLEITEKGEKVTVGPMVIGAQVNQALLPYQRKIGPDPASINVARIGGIVANNSSGMCCGTKNNSYHTIADIRLVLFDGCVLDTRDRESVAEFREKYAHFLDQLLALRARIMMNPLLKEKVATKYRLKNTTGYGVNALIDFEDPIEILKHLIVGSEGTLGFVSEVVYHTVPEYRHKASAFIYFTSLRECCETVKALRERAPVEAVELFDGRTLHLVGEAIADLPSFFYRPLDRDSACLLIETMGQSEADLTQKIKEIESVFADFKIVEYTGFQTDTAITTQYWNTRKGLLPIVAKGRKSGAHVIPEDVVFPMEHLVEGVQALTALFEKHKFPEATIMGHALEGNLHFILAPEMTSKKKVKQFDRFMDELAEVVAVKYGGSLKGEHGTGRNIAPFVETEWGSEIYGVMRDIKALFDPDNILNPDVIITDNKALHITSFKSIPAADKLIQDCIECGFCEPACPSDGLSLTPRQRIALHRNMQMLPRSGESGELFAKLNRTYQYAGIETCAETGMCGQRCPVGINTGAFIKSLRPKNRGSLVRFSGNHFGKAEKFSRFALNRVQSFGVDKAHRWSSQLHNTFLGIPVIPTMMPKVASEVPILPVPSKIENSVVYFSTCVNRNLQELQGKGSIDSPAKAGKENTFDHVISLLQKAGFTPFFPDHLGGLCCGQPFTSAKANREAKSMAEKLNQALLTATRYGEIPVYVDNAPCALQVHDWQKAGLIDERIILYRPTEFLVKEVLPRLTIEEKLDRLLLHTPCSVAKAGGSQDLLKLANACANEVVLTNIECCGFAGAKGFTVPEINENSLKRLPADAVEQFDIGASMSKTCQIGLTSHTGLSFKSIEALLDRCAL; via the coding sequence ATGGAGAAGAATATTTATATGAGAGAAGAGGCGCTCGATAGTGCGCACGAAGCCTTTGCCGAGAAAGCTCGGGCTATTTTAGGAGAATCGCGGGTCTATACTGATTATTTCTACCGCTTTGCTTACGGAACGGATGCGAGTCTCTATCGCTATATTCCTCAAGTGGTCATTCGCGTAGAGAATGAGGCAGAGATGATGGCAATAATGCCCATCGCGCGGGAATGTGGCGTGGCACTCACCTTTAGAGCATCGGGGACATCGCTCTCAGGACAAACTTCAAGCCAATCGGTGCTAGTACTATTAGGGCAAGGATTCACCAAGCTTGAAATCACTGAGAAAGGCGAAAAAGTGACGGTCGGCCCAATGGTCATTGGCGCACAGGTGAATCAAGCCTTATTACCCTATCAGCGTAAAATTGGGCCTGATCCTGCGTCTATTAATGTGGCGCGTATCGGCGGTATTGTGGCCAATAACAGTAGCGGAATGTGCTGTGGTACGAAGAATAATAGTTATCATACCATTGCCGATATTCGCTTAGTGCTCTTTGATGGTTGTGTTTTAGATACAAGGGATAGAGAGAGTGTAGCTGAGTTTCGAGAGAAGTATGCACACTTTCTAGATCAGCTTCTTGCCTTACGGGCACGGATTATGATGAATCCGCTTTTGAAAGAGAAAGTCGCCACTAAATATCGCCTGAAAAATACTACCGGTTATGGCGTCAATGCCTTGATCGATTTTGAAGATCCGATTGAGATTTTAAAGCATCTTATTGTCGGTTCAGAGGGAACGCTGGGGTTTGTGAGCGAAGTGGTCTATCACACTGTGCCGGAATATCGGCATAAAGCGTCGGCATTTATCTATTTCACCTCGCTTCGGGAATGTTGTGAAACGGTGAAAGCATTGCGTGAACGTGCGCCAGTGGAAGCGGTTGAGCTCTTTGATGGACGAACGCTTCATCTTGTTGGGGAGGCGATTGCGGACTTACCGAGCTTCTTCTATCGTCCGCTTGATCGGGATAGCGCCTGTCTTTTGATTGAAACAATGGGGCAATCGGAAGCAGATTTAACGCAGAAGATCAAAGAGATAGAATCCGTCTTTGCCGATTTTAAGATCGTAGAATATACCGGATTTCAGACCGATACCGCCATTACGACACAATATTGGAATACTCGAAAAGGATTGTTGCCGATTGTGGCGAAAGGGCGCAAAAGTGGCGCGCACGTGATTCCTGAAGATGTGGTCTTCCCGATGGAACATCTCGTTGAGGGTGTTCAGGCGCTAACGGCGCTCTTTGAGAAGCATAAATTCCCTGAAGCCACCATTATGGGGCATGCACTGGAGGGGAATCTACACTTTATCTTAGCGCCGGAGATGACTTCAAAGAAAAAGGTGAAGCAATTTGACCGTTTTATGGATGAGCTCGCCGAAGTGGTGGCGGTGAAATATGGTGGTTCTCTTAAAGGGGAGCACGGAACCGGGCGAAATATTGCGCCTTTTGTGGAGACAGAATGGGGCAGTGAGATCTATGGGGTAATGCGGGATATTAAAGCGCTCTTTGATCCGGATAATATCCTCAATCCTGATGTGATTATTACCGATAATAAAGCGCTTCATATCACCTCTTTTAAATCGATTCCCGCCGCGGATAAGCTGATCCAAGATTGTATTGAGTGCGGGTTTTGTGAACCGGCGTGCCCGTCAGATGGTTTATCTTTAACGCCGAGACAGAGAATTGCACTTCATCGCAATATGCAGATGTTGCCAAGAAGCGGAGAGAGTGGAGAGCTCTTTGCCAAGCTCAATCGCACCTATCAATATGCAGGGATTGAAACCTGTGCCGAAACAGGCATGTGTGGTCAGCGCTGTCCTGTGGGGATTAATACCGGTGCATTTATCAAATCATTGCGCCCTAAAAATCGCGGAAGTCTAGTGCGGTTTTCCGGCAATCATTTTGGCAAAGCAGAGAAATTTTCTCGTTTTGCGCTCAATCGGGTGCAAAGTTTCGGTGTGGATAAAGCGCATCGTTGGAGCAGTCAATTACACAATACCTTCTTAGGCATTCCTGTTATTCCAACAATGATGCCGAAAGTAGCGAGCGAAGTGCCGATATTACCGGTGCCGAGTAAGATTGAAAATTCAGTGGTCTATTTTTCCACTTGTGTGAATCGAAATTTGCAGGAGTTACAGGGGAAAGGCAGTATCGACTCTCCGGCAAAAGCAGGCAAAGAGAATACCTTTGATCACGTTATTAGCCTATTGCAGAAAGCCGGTTTTACCCCATTTTTTCCGGATCATTTAGGGGGACTCTGTTGTGGGCAACCCTTTACTTCGGCAAAGGCGAATAGAGAAGCAAAATCGATGGCGGAGAAGCTCAATCAAGCCTTATTAACCGCAACCCGTTATGGTGAAATCCCGGTGTATGTGGATAATGCGCCTTGTGCGTTACAAGTTCACGATTGGCAGAAAGCAGGCTTAATTGATGAGCGGATTATTCTCTATCGTCCGACAGAATTTTTGGTAAAAGAAGTGTTGCCGAGATTAACGATTGAGGAGAAGCTCGACCGTTTACTGCTTCACACACCTTGTAGCGTTGCCAAAGCCGGCGGTAGTCAAGATCTACTCAAGCTAGCCAACGCCTGTGCCAATGAAGTCGTACTGACTAATATCGAATGTTGCGGTTTTGCCGGCGCGAAAGGTTTTACCGTGCCGGAGATTAATGAAAATAGTTTGAAGCGCTTACCGGCAGATGCTGTAGAGCAGTTTGATATCGGCGCATCAATGAGTAAAACCTGTCAAATTGGTTTAACAAGTCATACCGGGCTCTCTTTCAAGAGTATCGAAGCGTTATTAGATCGTTGTGCGCTGTAG
- a CDS encoding LysR family transcriptional regulator, whose translation MPAHTFKKIDLEDIQVFCLTAECQSFTEASILIGTTPSAISKAIARLEKKLSLKLFERSTRAMRLTEEGASYYAVCKEALADIQDIENQLAMDGKPRGTLRISAPDSYGMTVLIPQIAPFIEAHRQALKVEIALGNHFVNFTRESVDIAVRIGELEEARVVAKYLHTAQFKLVASPDYIAQFGTPQTIADLQQHQCIGIHFPDRGSVIPWEFGEKSERFPLQFAITHSHSMGALAHAVAGLGIVRLLDYSVQADIEKGNVIEILPGTAPPAMKVHLVYPSSRYIPAKTRLFIDYFMDSILPNVAKQNRDIDYFI comes from the coding sequence ATGCCTGCCCATACTTTCAAAAAAATTGATCTCGAAGATATTCAAGTCTTCTGCCTGACCGCTGAATGCCAAAGTTTTACTGAAGCCTCTATTCTGATTGGCACAACGCCATCGGCCATTAGTAAAGCCATTGCTCGCCTTGAGAAAAAGCTCTCTCTGAAGCTCTTTGAACGCTCTACGCGCGCAATGCGGTTGACAGAAGAGGGGGCTAGTTATTATGCGGTGTGTAAAGAAGCCCTTGCGGATATTCAGGATATTGAAAATCAATTAGCAATGGACGGCAAACCTCGCGGAACGCTCCGTATTAGTGCGCCGGATAGTTATGGAATGACCGTCCTCATCCCGCAAATTGCCCCATTTATTGAAGCGCATCGACAAGCCCTGAAAGTAGAAATTGCCCTCGGTAATCACTTTGTCAATTTCACCCGCGAATCTGTCGATATTGCCGTTAGAATTGGGGAATTAGAGGAAGCGCGCGTAGTTGCGAAATATCTTCACACTGCCCAATTTAAATTGGTCGCCTCACCAGATTACATTGCGCAATTTGGCACACCACAAACCATTGCCGATCTTCAGCAACATCAATGTATCGGAATTCACTTCCCTGATCGAGGCTCCGTTATTCCTTGGGAATTTGGGGAAAAGAGCGAGCGATTCCCGCTACAATTTGCCATCACTCACAGTCACTCAATGGGGGCACTCGCCCACGCTGTTGCCGGTCTTGGCATTGTCAGATTACTCGATTATTCAGTACAAGCAGACATAGAGAAAGGCAACGTTATCGAAATTCTCCCCGGCACTGCACCGCCGGCAATGAAAGTACACCTTGTCTATCCTAGCAGTCGTTATATCCCGGCGAAAACCCGTCTCTTTATCGACTATTTTATGGACTCCATTCTTCCGAATGTGGCAAAACAGAATCGGGATATTGATTATTTTATTTAA
- the lon gene encoding endopeptidase La yields the protein MSDNKKTILPAVENEIKGHNEVIVEGDTISNIIHILPLHDRPFFPPQIAPLLLNEEPWLTTLDSIMDNRTRVVGLILSKKETKTDLTADDFYEYGTLIHIHHPHREDGKVQFIAQGIQRFRVKKWISKEIPFVAQVEYFDEAIIDKSDEVRAYSMAVVNALKELIPFNPLFSEELKHFLTRYNSNDPSPFADFAASMTTNGKEELQDVLSTIPLVPRLRKVLAIIEKEIKIAKLHNSIREEVEDQLTDQQRQYFLREQLKVIQQELGISKDDKAADIDKFVERLLNKEIPQAAQERIDEELEKLQILETGSPEYGVTRNYLDIITDLPWGTKTEDNFNLKHARRVLDKDHFGLEDVKDRIIETLAVGKRKGEIKGTIILLVGPPGVGKTSIGRSVADSLGRKFYRFSLGGARDEAEIKGHRRTYIGAMPGKLIQALRETKADNPVIMLDEIDKMGQSYQGDPGSALLEVLDPAQNHDFLDHYLDVRYDLSNVLFVCTANTLDSIPPALLDRMDVIRLSGYILEEKCKIARQYLWPKQLEKAGFDKKELKITSGAIEKIIDDYAREAGVRQLEKQLGKIVRKSAVKFETEELESLSIGVNDVVPMLGNPFFNREKPLQHVGVVTGLAWTSMGGVTLPVEAVKVHDHQRGIKLTGKLGEVMQESANIAYSYIMANAKELGLQESFFEKAFIHIHAPEGATPKDGPSAGITLASCLMSLALDKAPRNIAMTGELTLVGQVLPIGGVKEKLIAAKRVGIKEIIFPKGNKKDADELPDYLREGLTLHFVEDFTEVAKLLF from the coding sequence ATGAGTGATAATAAAAAAACAATACTTCCCGCTGTTGAGAATGAGATCAAAGGGCATAATGAAGTGATTGTAGAGGGCGATACGATATCGAATATTATCCATATCCTCCCCTTACACGATCGCCCATTCTTCCCGCCCCAAATCGCGCCGCTTCTGCTCAACGAAGAACCTTGGCTCACCACACTCGATTCGATTATGGATAATCGTACGCGCGTTGTCGGGCTGATTTTAAGTAAGAAAGAGACCAAAACAGATCTCACCGCCGATGATTTTTATGAGTATGGTACGCTCATTCATATCCATCATCCCCATCGCGAAGATGGCAAAGTGCAATTTATCGCCCAAGGTATTCAGCGTTTTCGTGTCAAAAAATGGATCTCTAAAGAGATTCCTTTTGTGGCACAAGTGGAATATTTCGATGAAGCGATTATTGATAAGTCCGATGAAGTGCGGGCTTACTCTATGGCGGTTGTCAATGCGCTTAAAGAACTTATTCCCTTTAATCCGCTCTTCTCAGAAGAGTTAAAGCATTTTTTAACCCGTTACAACAGTAATGACCCATCACCCTTTGCCGACTTTGCGGCGAGTATGACCACAAATGGGAAAGAAGAGTTACAAGATGTGTTATCGACCATCCCCCTTGTCCCTCGTTTGCGGAAAGTATTAGCAATTATTGAGAAAGAGATCAAAATTGCCAAACTACATAACTCCATCCGTGAAGAGGTGGAAGATCAACTGACAGATCAGCAGCGGCAATATTTCCTACGGGAACAGCTCAAAGTGATTCAACAAGAGCTTGGCATCTCTAAAGATGATAAAGCCGCGGATATCGATAAATTTGTCGAACGTCTTCTGAATAAAGAGATTCCACAAGCGGCGCAAGAGCGCATTGATGAAGAGCTTGAGAAATTACAGATTCTTGAAACAGGATCGCCGGAATATGGGGTTACTCGTAACTACCTCGACATTATTACCGATCTACCTTGGGGCACGAAGACAGAGGATAATTTCAATCTTAAACACGCTCGCCGAGTGTTAGATAAAGATCACTTTGGCTTAGAAGATGTGAAAGATCGCATTATCGAAACCTTAGCTGTAGGGAAACGCAAAGGCGAGATCAAAGGGACAATTATTCTCCTTGTCGGTCCGCCGGGTGTTGGTAAAACCTCCATTGGGCGCTCTGTAGCAGATAGCCTTGGCCGTAAATTCTACCGCTTTAGCCTTGGTGGTGCCCGCGATGAGGCGGAGATCAAAGGTCATCGCCGGACTTATATTGGCGCAATGCCGGGGAAATTGATCCAAGCACTTCGGGAAACCAAAGCCGATAATCCAGTTATTATGCTTGATGAGATTGATAAAATGGGGCAATCCTATCAAGGCGACCCAGGTTCAGCACTCCTTGAGGTGCTTGATCCTGCGCAAAATCACGATTTCCTCGATCACTATCTTGATGTGCGTTACGATCTTTCAAATGTTCTCTTTGTCTGTACCGCAAATACCCTCGATTCTATTCCGCCGGCGTTACTAGACCGAATGGATGTGATTCGTCTCTCGGGCTATATCTTAGAAGAGAAATGCAAAATCGCGCGCCAATATCTCTGGCCAAAACAGTTAGAGAAAGCAGGCTTTGACAAGAAAGAGCTGAAGATCACAAGTGGCGCAATTGAGAAGATCATTGATGATTACGCACGGGAAGCCGGTGTACGTCAACTAGAGAAGCAACTCGGGAAAATTGTCCGTAAATCTGCGGTCAAATTTGAAACCGAAGAGTTAGAGTCGCTCTCTATCGGTGTGAATGATGTCGTGCCGATGCTCGGTAATCCGTTCTTTAATCGAGAAAAGCCACTACAGCATGTCGGCGTTGTCACCGGTCTTGCTTGGACTTCAATGGGTGGCGTTACCTTACCGGTGGAAGCGGTCAAAGTGCACGATCATCAGCGCGGCATTAAATTGACCGGTAAGCTCGGTGAAGTGATGCAGGAATCTGCTAATATTGCCTATAGTTATATTATGGCCAATGCGAAAGAGTTAGGATTACAAGAGAGCTTCTTCGAAAAAGCCTTTATCCATATTCACGCACCGGAAGGCGCCACACCGAAAGATGGACCCAGTGCTGGGATTACCCTCGCCTCTTGTTTAATGTCTTTAGCCTTAGATAAAGCCCCCAGAAATATTGCCATGACCGGCGAGCTCACCTTAGTGGGGCAAGTATTACCGATTGGTGGCGTGAAAGAGAAGCTCATTGCGGCAAAACGAGTCGGGATTAAAGAGATCATCTTCCCGAAAGGCAACAAGAAAGATGCCGATGAGTTACCCGACTATCTACGAGAAGGTTTAACGCTCCACTTTGTCGAAGACTTTACCGAAGTGGCAAAATTACTCTTCTAA